The proteins below come from a single Oscillospiraceae bacterium genomic window:
- a CDS encoding amino acid adenylation domain-containing protein → MQTNILDWLEATAAHTPEGAAVGDAQQDYTWAQLAENARRAGSFLAGHTAPRCPVAFYLEKSAPVFAAMLGTVYAGCCYSVLDTRQPAARTQQVLSTLQPCLLITDRDHADAAAALGCSCSVYLLEDLLTAAVQPSLLAARRAQAVDVDPLYINFTSGSTGVPKGVTVSHRSVLDFIPQFAAIFGIKAQDILGNQAPFDFDVSVKDLYTALYTGAKVQIIPRAYFSQPTKLMDYLADHAVTTLVWAVSAMCFVSIMNGFGYRVPTAIRQVLFSGEVMPIKHLNKWKAALPQARFVNLYGPTEITCNCTYYILPDRVFAPEEVLPIGHAFPNEKVFLLDENDRLVTEPGQAGELCVSGTALALGYYADPARTAQAFTQNPLNTRWYERIYRTGDLARCDAAGEFYYIGRKDFQIKHMGHRVELGEIEAAAMRCDAVTRACCIFDAEKQRLHLFYTGSCEKAALLAALKAALPPFMQPNTALQLDELPMNKNGKIDRTALAALTKKGARK, encoded by the coding sequence ATGCAGACCAATATTCTGGATTGGCTTGAAGCTACCGCAGCCCATACTCCGGAGGGCGCCGCTGTCGGCGATGCGCAGCAGGACTACACCTGGGCGCAGCTGGCAGAAAACGCCCGCCGCGCCGGCAGCTTTCTGGCCGGTCATACCGCGCCGCGCTGCCCGGTCGCGTTCTATCTGGAAAAATCCGCGCCGGTTTTCGCCGCAATGCTCGGCACTGTCTATGCGGGCTGCTGCTATTCCGTGCTGGACACCCGCCAGCCTGCCGCTCGCACACAGCAGGTGCTGAGCACACTGCAGCCGTGCCTGCTCATCACTGACCGCGACCATGCGGACGCCGCCGCGGCGCTCGGCTGTTCCTGCAGCGTTTACCTGCTGGAGGATCTGCTCACAGCAGCGGTACAGCCTTCGCTGCTGGCTGCACGCCGTGCGCAGGCTGTGGATGTAGACCCGCTGTACATCAACTTTACAAGCGGCAGCACCGGCGTTCCCAAGGGGGTCACGGTCAGCCACCGCTCGGTGCTGGACTTTATCCCGCAGTTTGCCGCCATCTTTGGCATAAAAGCGCAGGATATTCTCGGCAATCAGGCTCCGTTTGACTTTGATGTTTCAGTCAAGGATCTCTACACCGCCTTATACACCGGTGCCAAGGTGCAGATCATCCCGCGTGCCTATTTCAGCCAGCCCACCAAGCTGATGGACTATCTGGCAGATCATGCGGTCACAACGCTGGTCTGGGCTGTCAGCGCGATGTGTTTTGTCTCGATCATGAACGGTTTCGGCTACCGCGTGCCTACCGCAATACGGCAGGTGTTGTTCAGCGGCGAGGTCATGCCCATAAAGCATCTCAACAAATGGAAGGCCGCCCTGCCGCAGGCCCGTTTCGTAAACCTCTACGGCCCTACTGAGATCACCTGCAACTGCACCTACTACATCCTGCCGGACCGTGTCTTTGCCCCGGAGGAGGTGCTTCCCATCGGACACGCCTTCCCCAATGAAAAGGTGTTTCTATTGGACGAAAATGACCGCCTTGTCACCGAACCCGGCCAGGCAGGGGAGTTGTGTGTCTCCGGCACGGCGCTGGCGCTTGGCTACTACGCCGACCCGGCCCGCACGGCGCAAGCCTTCACCCAAAATCCGTTGAACACCCGCTGGTATGAGCGCATCTATCGCACAGGCGACCTTGCACGCTGCGATGCGGCGGGGGAGTTCTATTACATAGGCCGCAAGGATTTTCAGATCAAGCACATGGGGCATCGCGTAGAGCTGGGCGAGATCGAGGCCGCAGCCATGCGCTGCGATGCTGTGACGCGCGCCTGCTGCATCTTTGATGCAGAGAAGCAACGGCTGCACCTGTTCTATACCGGCAGCTGCGAAAAAGCGGCCCTGCTGGCCGCGCTCAAAGCAGCCCTGCCGCCCTTTATGCAGCCGAACACGGCCCTGCAGCTGGACGAGCTGCCGATGAACAAAAACGGCAAGATCGACCGCACGGCACTGGCCGCACTGACCAAAAAAGGAGCCCGAAAATGA
- a CDS encoding alanine racemase, with protein MTDAILQQLAAAYGTPTFVFDADALQARVRAIQEVFGPDIKLCYSIKANPFLLPAMSAVTARLEVCSPGELSVCESLQAADARVIYSGVNKTPADIARAVADGAGNYTAESLLQVRYLQEAARAAGRRLPVLLRLNAGSQFGMSKQDLFSALKNRAETPDLDFIGIHYFVGTQRKKLTSQQKELTMLQALYDEIEQTFGLRLPELEYGPGLPVPYFDGDDFTDTLAPARALAPALQEAAGWAHLTVEMGRFYTAECGFYLTTAMDCKDHDGQHYCIVDGGMNHLNYLGQIMGMKRPHLRHFAAQQGTQQDWTLCGSLCTTNDVLVRSISLTGLQPGDLLVFENAGAYSVTEGLGLFLSRDLPQIVLWQNGAPQLVRALTPTHPLNTPLGDM; from the coding sequence ATGACAGATGCCATTTTGCAGCAGCTTGCGGCCGCCTACGGCACGCCGACCTTTGTCTTTGATGCAGATGCCCTGCAGGCGCGTGTGCGCGCTATACAGGAGGTATTCGGCCCGGACATTAAGCTCTGCTATTCCATCAAGGCCAATCCGTTTTTGCTGCCCGCCATGTCCGCCGTCACTGCGCGGCTGGAGGTATGCAGCCCCGGCGAGCTGTCCGTATGTGAGAGCCTGCAGGCAGCGGATGCGCGTGTCATCTATTCCGGCGTCAACAAAACACCTGCCGACATTGCCCGTGCCGTCGCAGACGGTGCCGGAAACTACACCGCAGAATCCCTTTTGCAGGTCCGCTATCTGCAGGAGGCTGCCCGCGCGGCGGGCCGTCGTCTGCCTGTGCTGCTGCGGCTGAACGCCGGCAGTCAGTTCGGCATGTCGAAGCAGGATCTTTTTTCCGCCTTAAAAAACCGCGCAGAAACACCGGATCTTGACTTTATCGGCATTCACTATTTTGTCGGCACCCAGCGCAAAAAGCTGACCTCCCAGCAAAAAGAGCTGACCATGCTGCAGGCGCTTTATGATGAGATCGAGCAGACCTTCGGCCTGCGCCTGCCGGAGCTGGAATATGGCCCCGGCCTGCCTGTGCCGTACTTTGACGGCGATGACTTCACCGACACCCTTGCCCCTGCCAGAGCCCTCGCCCCTGCACTGCAGGAGGCTGCAGGGTGGGCGCACCTGACTGTTGAGATGGGCCGCTTTTACACCGCCGAATGCGGCTTTTACCTGACAACCGCCATGGACTGCAAGGATCATGACGGCCAGCATTACTGCATAGTGGACGGCGGCATGAACCACCTGAACTATCTGGGACAGATCATGGGAATGAAGCGCCCGCACCTGCGCCATTTTGCCGCGCAGCAGGGGACGCAGCAGGACTGGACACTCTGCGGCAGCCTGTGTACGACCAACGATGTTCTGGTGCGCAGCATCTCCCTGACCGGGCTGCAGCCCGGCGACCTGCTCGTCTTTGAAAATGCCGGCGCTTACTCTGTCACAGAGGGACTGGGGCTTTTCCTCAGCCGCGACCTGCCGCAGATCGTACTGTGGCAAAACGGCGCGCCGCAGCTTGTCCGCGCCCTCACACCAACTCACCCCCTCAACACCCCGTTGGGGGATATGTAA
- a CDS encoding acyl carrier protein, with protein MEQLLEILSEIKEDVDFTTCTTLIDDGILDSFDILQIISALNEAYDISIPASEIMPQNFNSAESLYKMVERLQED; from the coding sequence ATGGAACAATTACTGGAAATCCTGAGCGAGATCAAGGAGGATGTAGATTTCACGACCTGCACCACGCTGATCGATGACGGCATTCTCGATTCCTTCGACATCCTGCAAATCATCTCCGCACTGAATGAAGCGTATGACATCTCTATCCCCGCCTCTGAGATCATGCCGCAGAACTTCAACAGTGCTGAGTCCCTTTACAAGATGGTGGAGCGCCTGCAGGAAGATTGA